GAGGTATTAGTAGAATTTTTGCGCTTAGATGAAAGTCGTCGTAATTTATTGGTGAAATCAGAAGAACTGAAAAAATACCGTAATGACGTTTCAGCGGAAATCGCGCAATTAAAACGAAATAAAGAAGATGCTACAGCCAAAATTGCTGAAATGAAAGAAGTCGGGGGAAATATCAAGGCTCTAGATACAGAAATTGAAGAGATCGATGCTAAACTGCAAAACATTTCAACAACATTACCAAATCTTCCTCATGAGTCAGTTCCTGTAGGCGCAGATGAAGATGACAACGTTGAAGTACGCCGCTGGAGTGAGCCTAGAAACTTTGCTTTTGAACCAAAACCACATTGGGATGTAGCAGAAAATCTAGATATTCTTGATTTTGAGCGTGGAGCGAAAGTTTCAGGAAGTCGTTTTGTTTACTATAAAGGATTGGGTGCTAGACTAGAACGTGCATTATACAACTTCATGTTGGATATACATGTTTATGACCATGGGTATACCGAAATGATGACACCTTATATCGTAAATAGCAATTCTATGTTCGGCACGGGTCAATTCCCGAAATTCAAAGAAGATGTTTTCCAGTTAGAAGGAACTGATATGACATTGATTCCTACAGCTGAGGTACCTTTGACAAACTATTATAATAACGAAATTTTAGATGGCAAAGATTTACCTATTTATTTCACAGCTCTTAGCCCGTCTTTCCGTTCTGAAGCAGGAAGTGCTGGGCGTGATACTCGAGGGTTGATTCGTCTACATCAATTCAATAAAGTAGAAATGGTCAAATTCAGCGATGCAGAACATTCTTATGAAGAGTTAGAAAAAATGACCGCAAATGCAGAAGATATTTTACAAAAATTGAATTTACCTTATCGTGTGATGTCACTAGCCACCGGTGATATGGGCTTTTCTGCTGCGAAAACTTACGACTTAGAAGTTTGGATTCCAGCGCAAAACGCTTATCGCGAAATCAGCTCTTGCTCAAACTGTGAAGATTTCCAAGCCCGTCGTGCGATGATCCGTTACCGTGATGAAAATGATAAAGTCCAGTATGCACATACGTTAAACGGTTCTGGTTTAGCTGTAGGACGGACTGTAGCAGCAATTTTAGAAAACTATCAAAATGAAGATGGTTCAGTCACTGTTCCAGAAGTTCTAGTTCCTTATATGGGTAACTTGAAATTAATTAAATAAATAGAAAGAATTACTAATTTTATTTGTCTGTCTGTTGAAAGAATAAATCCAAAATGGTACATTTGGATTACTAGAAACAGACAGACTATTAAATTAGAAGGATAAAACGTATGAATAGAAAGAAGTACCCACAAAGTAGGCAAGAAAGATACAAGCAAGGTTTTTCAAAAAAATGGCCTTTCATATTGCTCATTATTGTTTTTATTCTTTTGATTTGTGGCGGCGTTTACGCTACTCAAGCTATGCAGCATACACCAGAAGAGAAAAAAACAGTAGTGGAAGATAACAGTCAGTATGAGGATAAAGAAGCGTCTTTGCTAGAAAAAATCCGAAAAAATCAAAAAAATGAAGGTCCTGAAAGTGCTGAACAGAGCACTAAAGACGGTGAACGCCAAACACTACTTTATGAACCAATTGCTACAGACGAGATTCCACAATTTCCAGCAATCAAAGATGAGCTAACAGCCTTAATAGAAGCCGCTAAAAAAAACAATCCAACAGACACTCCGACAAAGTTAGTCGGATATATAAAATCGGTCACTGTAAATGAACAAGTAACAAGTTACCAACCAATCGTCGAGACCTATACTTGGGATCCAAAAAAAGAAGAGTGGACTGAAAAAACGGAAGCTGGGAAAACAACTGTGTTCGTTAATCAAAAAACAAAACAGCCATTGGCTCTTCAAGATATTTTCGTAGACGAAGCGAACCTTCTTGCGGTTCAACAAGTTATCCAACAAAAATTGCTTGATGATAGTCCTGATGGCAATGCTATTATTGACAATATTATCAATATGCCCGCAGTACCTATGGATGCAACAAATTTTGTTTACTATTCTGATAAAATTACCCTGCCCTTACCGGAAAATGCAACTGGTAAAAGTGACATTACTTTAGACTACAAAGATATCGCAGGCTACGTCAATCCTGAATTTGTTGATTCTGTTTCCATCAAAGATGCCTTACCCGAACCGTTAGATCCAAATAAAAAATATATCTCTTTAACGTTCGATGATGGGCCCAGCCCAGAAACAACCCCTAGACTTTTAGATATTCTAAAAGAAAAAGGAGTCAAAGCAACGTTCTTTATGTTAGGTCAAAATGTAGTAAAACATGAAGCACTTGTAAAAAGAGTCAATGAAGAAGGACATGAAGTTGCCAGTCATTCATATTCCCATCCTCAACTAACTACTACAGATGCCCAAAAAGTAAAAGATGAAGTTCAAAAAACAGATAAAGCCATTTATCATGCAATTGGTAAAATTCCAACTGATTTTAGACCGCCTTATGGTGCAGTAAATAAAGATGTTGCAAGAATTATTGGAAAACCGATTATTCAATGGTCTGTCGATTCTCAAGATTGGCAAAGCCACAATGCCCAAGCCATCATTAAACGAATTGATGAAACTGCCTATAATGACACAATTATCTTGATGCACGATATCCATCCAGAAACGGTCGATGCTGTTGCTGATGTGATTGACCGATTACGTAATGAAGGTTATGACATTCTTCCTTCTAAACAATTATTAGGAAAAAAAGCTCGCCCTTTGCATATGTATTATGGTTCTAAAGATGAAAGAGTCGTACAATAAAAAAGCAAACCTCCTTTCTAATCCATTAGGGATTTAAGGAGGTTTGTTTTTTCTATACTCTCTTATTGCTCCACAGAATAATTAGGTGCTTCTTTAGTGATTTGTACATCATGTGGATGAGATTCTTTCAAGCCGTTACCACTCATTTGTACAAACTGCGCTTCTTCACGTAGTTGTTGCAAGCTTGCTGCACCAACATAACCCATACCTGATTTTAATCCACCAATCATTTGGAACACGATATCTGACACGCTTCCTTTATAAGCTACGCGACCTTCAATCCCTTCTGGAACAAGTTTGTTCGCTTCATTAACGCCTCCTTGGAAATAGCGATCGCTTGATCCTTTTTCCATAGCGCCTAATGAACCCATACCGCGATACGTTTTAAAACGGCGGCCTTGATAAATTTCAAATTCACCTGGTGATTCATCCGTACCAGCTAACATGCTACCCAGCATAACGGCATGACCACCAGCAGCCAATGCTTTTACAATATCGCCAGAATATTTAATTCCGCCATCAGCAATAATCGCTTTGCCGTATTTACGAGCAACAGATGCCGCATCATAGATAGCCGTTAATTGAGGAACACCTACGCCGGCAACAACACGTGTCGTACAAATTGAACCTGGTCCAATCCCAACTTTAACAACATCTACCCCAACATCATAAAGTGCTTTTGCACCTTCAGCTGTCGCAATATTTCCAGCAATCAGCGTTGCTTCTGGGAATGTTTCACGAATTTCTTTGATTTTACGAATAACACCTGCACTATGCCCATGCGCTGTATCAATTACGATTGCATCTGCTCCTGCGTCTAACAAGGCTTCTGCCCGTTCAAAGGTGTCGCTTGTAACGCCAACCGCTGCAGCTACTAACAACCGACCATGTTCATCCTTAGCAGCATTTGGGAATTCAATCACTTTTTCAATATCTTTAATTGTAATCAAACCACTCAAACGATTATTTTCATCAACGATTGGTAATTTTTCGATTTTATGTTTTTGTAAAATCTTTTCAGCATCTTTTAGAGAAGTGCCAACTGGGGCTGTCACTAAGTGGTCTTTTGTCATTACTTCTTCGATTTTCATTTGATAGTCGGTCACAAAACGCATATCTCGGTTCGTAATAATCCCAACTAATTTACGGTTATCCATCGTTTCTACGATCGGTACACCGCTGATACGGTATTTGCTCATTAAATTTTCAGCATCTGCTACTAAATTTGTCGGTGTTAAGAAAAATGGATCAATGATTACGCCACTTTCAGAACGTTTTACTTTACGGACCTCGTCTGCTTGTTGTGCGATACTCATATTTTTATGAACCACACCTAAGCCGCCTTGACGCGCCATTGAGATTGCCATTTTACTATCTGTTACAGTATCCATACTTGCACTAATCAGAGGAATATTCAACTTAATATTTTTTGCTAATTGCACGCTCATATCCACTTCGTTAGGCAGTACATGACTTTCTGCTGGAATCAATAAAACATCATCAAATGTAAGACCTTTTTTCGCGAATTTTGTTTCCCAGTTAGACATTTTTCAGACCACTCCTCTATTTAATTTTATATAAGAAAATAACAGATAATAAAATAGAAGTCAACCGCATTTCACTGTTTACAGAAATTTTCTTTTCGTTTTCCGAAACATGAGTGTTTCCTCATTTTTTTATTATCAAAAACAAAGTATAACTATGGTTATTTTTTAAATTTCGTGCGAGAAGAATGGATACAAAAGACTTTCCATAGCATCGACACAAAAAGAGTACTGATAGATACTATGAATGAAACTTTTTGAAGTTGCGTCGTCTGATAGCAAACAGATACACTGCCTTTTTCCGACAATGAAATATCAACTAATCCATTTTGTTTGTTCAACGAAGCTGTAGATATTTTTTCTTGCCCATTACTCCTTATTTTTGCTTGATAGCCATAATAGTAGATAAATGGAATGGTCACAGTCCCTTTACCTGGCTTTCTCATCTCATAAGCAAATGTGACTGAATCAAATGTCATTTTTATATCTTTAATTTCAATTTCGTCTGAATTATAGCCAACCGCACGCTCTTTATCCTTTTTAATGCTAGAATAATCTACTTCTTTTGGTAAGTATTCATGCCCTGCACCGATATAATAACTATTGGCATGATCATACTCTTGGTGAGAAAGAATTCTTTTCCCTTCTGTAGATAGAGTTTCCCATTCATAAGTCACAACACCCAACATAATAAGCACAAGTAGCAACCATCGAGCATTAGGCCATTTTTTAAAAAGACCTAAATCATCATTTGCGATAAGGTAAGAAATCAATACTGTCACGATTGACAGTAAACGCCACGGAAATTGAATCGTATTTAATGGTGTATGATCAAAAAGTTGCCATGGAAATACGTTTGTAGTCATAAACATAAACAAAAGTGCAAGTAAAATCAAGTCATAATTTGGGCTATTTCTTTTGAAAAGTGTCATCGCGTAAAGGCATAAACTAAGTAATAAAATAAGTCCAATATTGGCCGAGGATGCATGGAAGACACTGTTTTTAAAGCTATGCGTTAACAATTCTACTAGCGAATACGCTCGTTCTGAAATCAATGTCAGTGGATTGGATGTTACTTGAAACGTTACGTGTCTCATCTGTTCAAATACAGGTACTAAATAAAAGGCTAGTAACAAGAACGTCAGGGCTGTAGCTTTTAGTAAGGATAGGATGGGTTGTTTCTTAAAGAAATCCTTCCCGTTTAAAAGAACGTATAAGCCAATAAACAAGCTCGTGATTTCCAGCGAAATAACATGAGCTAAACCAATCCCTGTCATCGCAACGGTCAGCAGATACCATCTTTGCTGTTTACCATTTTTCAATAAATACATACTGGCCAAAACTAAGGGAAAAAAGCTCATTGCCAATAATTCTCCAAGTGCTTGGCGATTAAAAAAATCTTGCAAGCGATAAATAGAGAGTGTGTACAACAATGAAAAGAGATAGCTTTTTTCTTTAGATAACTTCATGTACCTACCTGATATATAGGTTAAAATAAAAGTTGCAAAATTAATAGCCACTGCAAAAATAATAAAGCTATCAGAAAGTGAAACCCCTGCTACTCTTAGCATTGCGGGGAAATACAAGTAAAAATCTGGATAAAACAAACTAGAAGCATAACCATAACCACCAATAAAAAAGTAACTGATTTTTGGAAACCATATACCCTGCTTTATGGATAATGCCAATGATTCAATACGATTTTGATGAAAATGATAATCATCACCGATTAGAATGTGATTGTTTTGAAAGTAAACGATATATAAAGATGCGATTGCTAGAATCAAAAAACTCAACATAATCAACCATTGACTATGTTGGCTAATCCACTTTTTCACTTCTTCACCTCTTTTATAATGAAAAGAAATTGAAATTTTCATTCTTTTTTACTATCGTATAGCGCGAAGGTTTTTCTTTCAAATAGAAACACTTCCACTCTAAGAAAAGAATTAGAATCGCAGTTTATTTGGCAAATAAAAAGTGTTTGGTGCATAACTTTCATGGCGTTATGCACCAAACACTTTTAAAAAAAGAACAGACAACGATACGAAAACGATCTATTCTTCTCTTTTTTAACTATTTAACGCGCTAAACTACTACGCATATTATACTTTTTCTTTAATAAATAACGAGTAACTAAAGCTACCCCGCCAATAATAATCACAATAACTGGATCTAATACAGGGTTGATAATTGGTGGAAACATTGCTGATCCTGTAAAAACTACCAGCCATAAGAGCATTGCACCCACTAATATAAGTCCGGTTTTAAGCCAACCTGGACGGTTTGTTTTATCTACTCCTGGACGATCATACTGATAGACGTATTTATACATCAAATAAAATGCATACCCACCAGCCATTGATGCTAATACCAACGTCAGTAAGCCTAATGGTTGGGATTTACCTTTTGACCACATCATCATAACAGAAAACATAATTGTCATCACACCAAATAATAGTAATGTATTATCTAACCACATTAAGATTGGTGTTGTTTCTGGTAATTCCTCTGGTTTATTTAAGATAGACTCTGTACGTTCAGCCACTGTACCAAAAAGCTGACGTGCAGTTTTTCCGCTTTTTTGACCTTCTACTAAATGAGGTAGAATTTCGTGTAGAGCGAGAGTCTGGGCTTCTTCTGAAAGGTTAGCGGCTACTAATGATTTTTTTAAATCAAAAATATACTGCTCATTTCTTTTCGTCAATTTTTGTTCAAGTTCACGATTTTCTGAAACGATGTCTCGAAGTGTTTCTGTTTCCATTTTTGCGTCCTCCTCGCCCCTCCTGGTCAATGGGCAGTCTTTACCTAAAAAGTATTCTAACACATTTTTTAGGGAGAAAAACAGTTTTTAGCGATTTTTTCCTATACATTGAAACGGAAAAGCATAACATCGCCATCTTGAACAATATATTCTTTTCCTTCTAAGCGGACTTTGCCCGCTTCTTTTGCTGCTTGCATATTGCCATATGTGTTTAAGTCATCAAAAGAGACTGTCTCTGCACGAATAAAGCCACGCTCAAAATCAGTATGGATGATTCCAGCTGCTTGAGGTGCTTTGATTCCTTTTCGGAACGTCCAAGCCCGAACTTCTTGTTCCCCAGCAGTAAAGTAAGTTGCTAATCCTAATAAGTCATAGGCTGCACGAATCAACTGATCTAATCCAGACTCTTCAATGCCTAATGCTTCTAAAAACTCTGCTTTATCTTCATCGTCTAATTCAGCAATTTCTTCTTCTGCACGCGCACAAACAACGATTACTTCTGCTTGTTCATTTGCTGCAAATGTCCGAACTTGTTGCACATAAGGGTTATTGTCGGAATCAGATACTTCATCCTCTGAAACATTTGCCACATATAAAATCGGCTTTGCTGTTAATAAGAATAGACTTTTAACAATTTTTTGCTCTTCTTCAGTAAACTCGATGGTTCTTGCTGATAACCCTTCTTCCAATACTGGTTTCAGTTTATCTAATACAGCAAGCTCAGCGACCGCATCTTTGTCTTTGGTTTTCGCTATTTTTGCAACGCGTGTATAACGTTTAGTAATAGAATCTAAATCCGCTAACACTAATTCCAAATTAATTGTATCAATATCAGCTAAAGGATCCACACGTCCTTCAACGTGGGTTATATTATCATCATCAAAACAACGGACTACATGACAAATAGCATCCACTTGACGAATATGGCTTAGAAATTGGTTTCCTAATCCTTCCCCTTTACTTGCTCCTTTTACGATTCCAGCTATATCTGTAAACTCAAAGGTTGTAGGTACTGTTTTTTTAGGTTTCACTAACTCTGTTAAACGCTGCAAGCGATTATCTGGTACTTCTACCATCCCCACATTAGGATCGATTGTAGCAAATGGATAGTTTGCCGCTTCTGCTCCTGCTTTTGTAATTGCGTTAAAAAGGGTAGATTTCCCTACGTTTGGTAAACCTACGATTCCAGCTGTTAATGCCATTAATCATTCACTCTTTCTTTATCAGTCTTTTTTTCTACTATTTTCTTCATTTTTTTCTCAAAATCACGGCGTGACATCATAACGATATGACCGCAGTTTGTACATTTTATTTTAATATCAGCACCCATTCGGATAATCTCCCAACGATTTGCCTGACAAGCATGGGGCTTTTTCATTTCGACAATATCACCAAATTCATACATTACAGACAGATCCTTTCTAAACAGCCGTTAATATTTTTAAACTCAGACATAAACATACAAAGATACAATACCATTTTTTGAGCAATCAAGCAAAAGCTATTTTATGGATTCATTCATTTTGATTATTTCACAAAAAATGAAATTAACCGATTTTTTTATTTTAAAAAATAAATAATTAGGCTTCCAAACCAGATTTTATTTGCTATATTTATAAGTAGACAATAATCAAAAAAAACATTGGAAAAATCATTTTATGGCACCTTGCCTGAATACTCTTTCCTCACAATGATACTTAAAGGAGTTTTATTATGAGAAAGTTTGACTTATTAGAAAAGTTAGAGGTTTATCAAATTGATTTATTAATCTATTTGAGCGGTGTTGGAGGAACAGCAACGAAAAAAGAACTCTTGAATCATTTAGCAATTGGCGATTACTTTCTAGCAAAGTTGATTGAAAGTTTAATGACCTCAGCGGTGAAATCAAACGGAGGATTTTTTATTGAAATGAAAAAACAAACAATCACATTTCAAACAAAATCTGATTACTCTCTTCATACACTTTATAATGACTTACTTTTATCTGCACCAAAATATAAAATTTTAGAAGAATTACTTTTATGTGGATCAATTGATGCTACTCGATTACGTGAACGAATTGGTATTAGTCATTCCACTTATTTCAGAAAAATTCACGAATTGAATACTTTGCTAAAAGAATTTGATTTATCTATCCAAAATGGTTACTTGCTTGGCAGTGAGTTACAGATCCGTTTTTTTTATGTATCCCTTTACTCAATGACCAATCCTACCCAGCAATTAAAAAGTCCGAACATCGATCCTAGAATTTATGAATTAATCAATAATATTCAATTAGCTTTAGGATGTCAGATTACGCCTTTTTCCAGAAAAAAGTTGACTCTTTACTTTAGCCTACTGAAAAGAAGGAACGCACAGAAAATGATTCAGGATATTAGTAAACAGCGAACGTTTTTTCACAATAAAACAGACATTCCGAGTCAAAGAAGATTCATAAGTGCTCTTAAAAAAACAAAATTATTTAAAAAAATGAACGAAATTCTAGAATCTTTTTTAGTTTACTATTCTTTTAAAATGCGTCCGAATGAAACTGTGCTTTTGCTTCTTTTTATGTTAGGTGAAGAAATTATTCCTATGCATTCCTATCGCTTAAAGGAATTAGAATTAGTCGAAAAGTATAGTAATTTCTTTATTCCTAAATTGAACATGGAGTTTTTAAGTTTTATGAAAAAGTGTTATCCCCATTCTGACTTGGATAGTACTAAAAAAACCGCTCTTTTGTCCTATTTAAATGCTGTTACATATCGCCATACAATATTCAAAGGACATATTGATTACTACTGGGAGCCGATATATCAAGAGTGGCAAAAAAATGATTACTCTGATACTGTTGGAACGTTTATCAATCACCTAAAACAAAAATACTCAGTACTTCTTGCAGATAATGCGCATGACAAAACGCTACTCTCGAAATATATCCAACTAATAAGTTTTTACGAAGAGTGCATAAAAACAACTATCTCTGTCGGTATTTTTATTGAAGGCGATATACTCTATAGAAAAAAGTTTATGGACTGGTGGATAAAGCATATTGAATTGACTACTTTTGTAAAAGCAGAACCACTAACAGTCAGTAAAACCTATGACTTAGTCATCAGTAACGTTAATTGTTCACATCTGAAACATAAGGGAAAGTATTTTTTCTTTTTAACTAATTATAATGAAAAAATGGATATAAACGATATCGATCAACTATTACATGATATTTATTCCTCTTATACTAAATTGAATAGTTCATAACATAGCTATTGGATACTCCTATTTACTAACTAAGGCTTAGGCAATACATAGTACCTATTAACTGGAATACTCCTCTCTTATTCTGTGTTTTTGAAGGTATAGATATTAGTAAAATATGCTTACACTTAAATCAGTGGTCAATAAATTCCAATTTTTCAATTAATTGACGTTCCTCTGAAAAAAATGAATTGGTGTAACAATCAAGAGTCATTTTTGTTGATGAATGACCCAAAAGAGAGCTTATTGTTGCAATATTACCTCCTGCTTCTAAGCATCTGGTGGCAAATGTATGTCGTAATGAGTGAAAAGAAAAATTTTCCAACCCGATTTTTTTGCGAATCATTTGAAAACGATATGCAATGGTACGAGGTTCGAGGGCTTTGTTTTTATTTGAAATAACATAGTCACTGATTGATCCTTTCTTCAATTCCAACAACTTTTTCTTTAGAGATTTCGTAATGGGAATTTTCCGTTGTGAATAATTACTTTTTGGTGTTACTTCAATAATTTCAGTCTTTTTACCTGACTCATCTTCTGTTTGAATACGCAATATTGTTCGGTTCACCCATAGTGT
The DNA window shown above is from Enterococcus sp. 4G2_DIV0659 and carries:
- a CDS encoding polysaccharide deacetylase family protein; its protein translation is MNRKKYPQSRQERYKQGFSKKWPFILLIIVFILLICGGVYATQAMQHTPEEKKTVVEDNSQYEDKEASLLEKIRKNQKNEGPESAEQSTKDGERQTLLYEPIATDEIPQFPAIKDELTALIEAAKKNNPTDTPTKLVGYIKSVTVNEQVTSYQPIVETYTWDPKKEEWTEKTEAGKTTVFVNQKTKQPLALQDIFVDEANLLAVQQVIQQKLLDDSPDGNAIIDNIINMPAVPMDATNFVYYSDKITLPLPENATGKSDITLDYKDIAGYVNPEFVDSVSIKDALPEPLDPNKKYISLTFDDGPSPETTPRLLDILKEKGVKATFFMLGQNVVKHEALVKRVNEEGHEVASHSYSHPQLTTTDAQKVKDEVQKTDKAIYHAIGKIPTDFRPPYGAVNKDVARIIGKPIIQWSVDSQDWQSHNAQAIIKRIDETAYNDTIILMHDIHPETVDAVADVIDRLRNEGYDILPSKQLLGKKARPLHMYYGSKDERVVQ
- a CDS encoding DUF951 domain-containing protein; the protein is MYEFGDIVEMKKPHACQANRWEIIRMGADIKIKCTNCGHIVMMSRRDFEKKMKKIVEKKTDKERVND
- the guaB gene encoding IMP dehydrogenase, with amino-acid sequence MSNWETKFAKKGLTFDDVLLIPAESHVLPNEVDMSVQLAKNIKLNIPLISASMDTVTDSKMAISMARQGGLGVVHKNMSIAQQADEVRKVKRSESGVIIDPFFLTPTNLVADAENLMSKYRISGVPIVETMDNRKLVGIITNRDMRFVTDYQMKIEEVMTKDHLVTAPVGTSLKDAEKILQKHKIEKLPIVDENNRLSGLITIKDIEKVIEFPNAAKDEHGRLLVAAAVGVTSDTFERAEALLDAGADAIVIDTAHGHSAGVIRKIKEIRETFPEATLIAGNIATAEGAKALYDVGVDVVKVGIGPGSICTTRVVAGVGVPQLTAIYDAASVARKYGKAIIADGGIKYSGDIVKALAAGGHAVMLGSMLAGTDESPGEFEIYQGRRFKTYRGMGSLGAMEKGSSDRYFQGGVNEANKLVPEGIEGRVAYKGSVSDIVFQMIGGLKSGMGYVGAASLQQLREEAQFVQMSGNGLKESHPHDVQITKEAPNYSVEQ
- the serS gene encoding serine--tRNA ligase, which encodes MLDVKMIRQNFDEVQAKLKTRGVKEEVLVEFLRLDESRRNLLVKSEELKKYRNDVSAEIAQLKRNKEDATAKIAEMKEVGGNIKALDTEIEEIDAKLQNISTTLPNLPHESVPVGADEDDNVEVRRWSEPRNFAFEPKPHWDVAENLDILDFERGAKVSGSRFVYYKGLGARLERALYNFMLDIHVYDHGYTEMMTPYIVNSNSMFGTGQFPKFKEDVFQLEGTDMTLIPTAEVPLTNYYNNEILDGKDLPIYFTALSPSFRSEAGSAGRDTRGLIRLHQFNKVEMVKFSDAEHSYEELEKMTANAEDILQKLNLPYRVMSLATGDMGFSAAKTYDLEVWIPAQNAYREISSCSNCEDFQARRAMIRYRDENDKVQYAHTLNGSGLAVGRTVAAILENYQNEDGSVTVPEVLVPYMGNLKLIK
- a CDS encoding DUF1129 domain-containing protein, which gives rise to METETLRDIVSENRELEQKLTKRNEQYIFDLKKSLVAANLSEEAQTLALHEILPHLVEGQKSGKTARQLFGTVAERTESILNKPEELPETTPILMWLDNTLLLFGVMTIMFSVMMMWSKGKSQPLGLLTLVLASMAGGYAFYLMYKYVYQYDRPGVDKTNRPGWLKTGLILVGAMLLWLVVFTGSAMFPPIINPVLDPVIVIIIGGVALVTRYLLKKKYNMRSSLAR
- the ychF gene encoding redox-regulated ATPase YchF, with amino-acid sequence MALTAGIVGLPNVGKSTLFNAITKAGAEAANYPFATIDPNVGMVEVPDNRLQRLTELVKPKKTVPTTFEFTDIAGIVKGASKGEGLGNQFLSHIRQVDAICHVVRCFDDDNITHVEGRVDPLADIDTINLELVLADLDSITKRYTRVAKIAKTKDKDAVAELAVLDKLKPVLEEGLSARTIEFTEEEQKIVKSLFLLTAKPILYVANVSEDEVSDSDNNPYVQQVRTFAANEQAEVIVVCARAEEEIAELDDEDKAEFLEALGIEESGLDQLIRAAYDLLGLATYFTAGEQEVRAWTFRKGIKAPQAAGIIHTDFERGFIRAETVSFDDLNTYGNMQAAKEAGKVRLEGKEYIVQDGDVMLFRFNV
- a CDS encoding helix-turn-helix domain-containing protein, with amino-acid sequence MRKFDLLEKLEVYQIDLLIYLSGVGGTATKKELLNHLAIGDYFLAKLIESLMTSAVKSNGGFFIEMKKQTITFQTKSDYSLHTLYNDLLLSAPKYKILEELLLCGSIDATRLRERIGISHSTYFRKIHELNTLLKEFDLSIQNGYLLGSELQIRFFYVSLYSMTNPTQQLKSPNIDPRIYELINNIQLALGCQITPFSRKKLTLYFSLLKRRNAQKMIQDISKQRTFFHNKTDIPSQRRFISALKKTKLFKKMNEILESFLVYYSFKMRPNETVLLLLFMLGEEIIPMHSYRLKELELVEKYSNFFIPKLNMEFLSFMKKCYPHSDLDSTKKTALLSYLNAVTYRHTIFKGHIDYYWEPIYQEWQKNDYSDTVGTFINHLKQKYSVLLADNAHDKTLLSKYIQLISFYEECIKTTISVGIFIEGDILYRKKFMDWWIKHIELTTFVKAEPLTVSKTYDLVISNVNCSHLKHKGKYFFFLTNYNEKMDINDIDQLLHDIYSSYTKLNSS